GGCCGGGGTGATGTCGTGGCCGTCGAGCGTGAACACGGCCTTCGGCGCGAGGTAGTCGTAACCGGCGTCGTAGCTTCGGCCGCTGCCGATCACCAGCGCGCCGTTGTTCTGGAGATCGGCCAGCGCGAAGCGGCTGTCGAGGCCCTTGCCCGCGAACCGGCTGTCGGTGATCTCGATGGTGGCAAGCATGTCGTCCACGAACATCATGGCTTCGCGCTCGTCGTAACTGCCTGGCTTGATGTCGCGCGCCAGACGGAAGGCGATTTCGAGTTCGAGACCGGGACGGAAAAAATCGTCGAGCACGAGCGCGCCGCCCGCACGGCTCACGACGGACGCCGGAATCGGCGCGCAATTCGGCATATCTGTCGGTGTTTTCGCGCCGACTTTCCAGGCGGCAATGGTCTCGCCGAGCAGATCGAGCGTGCGCAGTTGCACGGCATACGCCGCGTCGGCGTCGGCCGGGAGCAACGCCTCGGCGGGCGAGTCGATCGGCGTGTCGCCCCGGCGGGTATCGGCAAGCAGACGGGCGAGCGATTCGACGGCGGGTTGGGTCTCGAACATTCTTGTGAATCTCCTGGGGAAAAGGCGATGGGCCGGCCGGCCGCCGACGCCATGTCGCTCACATCGTATACAAAATTCGGGCGATGTTGCGCTGCGGCGCGAACGTGTCGTTTTCTCAGTGAAAACACCACATAACGTAGTCAAAACGGCATCGATCTGCGAGAATCGGACTTCGTAATATTTCGTAATGGTTGGTAATATTTCGATAATTATTCAGAGGTTTTTCAGGCGGCGCGCTTCGGTGTGATTGCCGTCGCTTGCGCAAGTGCTGTGCATGCAGTCGCTGTCTTTCTTCCTGTAACGAATGACCAAGGCAAGCCTATGCACTCCGTGACACTGAACGCCGTTCGCCATCAGGCCGCCCCTCCGCCAGGCACCGGCGCGAGTCAGCCGATCAGCCGTCAGGCGCTGCATCTTGCCGTGATGGATCGCCTGCGCAAGATGATTACCGAAGGGGTGCTGCCGCCCGGTTCGCATTTGAACGAACGGGCGTTGTGCGAGCAACTGGGCGTGTCGCGCACGCCGCTGCGCGAGGCGCTGAAGATGCTCGCGGTAGAGCGTCTGATCGATCTTTTACCCAATCGCGGTGCCCGTGTGGTGACGCTCTCCGCCAGCGATATTGCCGACGCCTTCGAACTGCTCAGCGGCCTTGAGGCGCTGGCCGGGGAGTTGGCTTGCCAACGCATCACACAGGCGGAAGTCGACGAGATCGACGAACTGCACAGCGCCATGGAAGCCTGCCATGCGAACGGCGATCTGTCCGGCTACTTCGATTGCAATCAGCGGATTCACGACCGGATCAACGCGGCGGCACGCAATCCCGCGCTCTCGCAAATGT
This is a stretch of genomic DNA from Pandoraea faecigallinarum. It encodes these proteins:
- a CDS encoding 2-keto-4-pentenoate hydratase encodes the protein MFETQPAVESLARLLADTRRGDTPIDSPAEALLPADADAAYAVQLRTLDLLGETIAAWKVGAKTPTDMPNCAPIPASVVSRAGGALVLDDFFRPGLELEIAFRLARDIKPGSYDEREAMMFVDDMLATIEITDSRFAGKGLDSRFALADLQNNGALVIGSGRSYDAGYDYLAPKAVFTLDGHDITPARVFNTGGDPRALLTWLVNHNGKRGITMRAGAIITCGSYVGMIPASGTGELRGVIDGVGEVAVTLK
- a CDS encoding GntR family transcriptional regulator, whose product is MHSVTLNAVRHQAAPPPGTGASQPISRQALHLAVMDRLRKMITEGVLPPGSHLNERALCEQLGVSRTPLREALKMLAVERLIDLLPNRGARVVTLSASDIADAFELLSGLEALAGELACQRITQAEVDEIDELHSAMEACHANGDLSGYFDCNQRIHDRINAAARNPALSQMYQSVNQRLQALRFRSNLHAGKWERAIDEHVEMLHALHRRDGATLGRLLRAHLMAKCAAVLANVRVAA